Proteins encoded within one genomic window of Jatrophihabitans sp.:
- a CDS encoding DUF3488 and transglutaminase-like domain-containing protein has protein sequence MNAAAKSKATARHGAGPDPVVAAATGTVAAGVLLTTLPLRSVFTDWSWLIVSVGCVLPYLAVVTLFRLRSAPRWWHSLVGLAASVLMLLWVFVPQHLLLGVLPTPSSLSDIGDLVAAANTLIKQEQAPLASTGALRLLVAAALVGLVALTDVLGVLLRRPLLAAAPLLEVLAIASATSSNAAHPVWFAAAAGGFLLILLSGTRLQDRAWGPSVDGSAGRLGGARRMAVTGVVAALLVPLLLPSVSVNVLARATHHGGDGPGTGNGQIVLSSLASLRGQLQRSKQIPLFQVKVDSGRPFYVRQEVLDRFSDDGWKRWEGPSRLSGLRGPFTISPDDDSSDDDLSSPFEFEATFTLLALGGSTLPILSNPRSLRTPGGGSWNAATASVVNAKLTRGMTYTQRVAQPNPSTDVLKKASAWTPPDEPTRARLLDVPEFPSSVKALSDQLTAGKDSPYEKAKAISEYFTTPANNFVYTLSTGADDGRDALVSFLANRKGFCQQYAAAAAVLMRQAGLPSRVVIGYTHRDPNTDGVFTVMTSDAHSWVEVFFPQVGWVPFDPTPLVGAEASRAVALPWAPHPEDAAAEETAEPTARRTQLSSSAPADGQASQNAASEDGFGPSSAALGIALLVLLVLLVLAAVVFGPQWLRQRQRRRRLERARTTGNPEPLWLELAATATDRDALWPSTVTVGQVAGWLSRHGVDERGRAAVSAVADRVERDRFSAQLVDEVPAESIAALDQALTRWARRTDRRLSLMHRWIPRSLMGQPRWRR, from the coding sequence ATGAACGCCGCTGCCAAGTCCAAGGCCACTGCCCGGCACGGCGCCGGGCCCGACCCGGTCGTCGCGGCCGCCACCGGCACTGTGGCGGCCGGCGTCCTGCTGACCACCCTGCCGCTGCGCTCGGTCTTCACCGACTGGTCCTGGCTGATAGTCAGCGTGGGTTGCGTGCTGCCCTATCTGGCGGTCGTCACCCTGTTCCGGTTGCGCTCGGCGCCACGCTGGTGGCACAGCCTGGTGGGTCTGGCGGCCTCGGTGCTGATGCTGCTGTGGGTATTCGTTCCGCAGCACCTGCTGCTGGGTGTGTTGCCGACGCCGTCGTCGCTGTCAGACATCGGCGACCTGGTCGCCGCGGCGAACACCCTGATCAAGCAGGAGCAAGCCCCGCTGGCCTCCACCGGCGCGCTGCGGCTGCTGGTCGCCGCGGCTCTGGTGGGGCTGGTGGCCCTGACCGACGTCCTCGGTGTGCTGCTGCGCCGGCCGCTGCTGGCAGCGGCTCCCCTGCTGGAGGTGCTGGCGATCGCGTCGGCGACCTCGTCGAACGCCGCTCACCCGGTGTGGTTCGCCGCTGCCGCCGGCGGCTTCCTGCTGATCCTGTTGTCGGGGACCAGGCTGCAGGACCGAGCCTGGGGGCCCTCGGTGGACGGCTCGGCAGGCCGGCTCGGTGGTGCCCGGCGGATGGCCGTGACCGGGGTGGTGGCGGCCCTGCTGGTTCCGCTACTGCTGCCGTCGGTGTCGGTGAACGTGCTCGCCCGGGCAACCCACCACGGCGGCGACGGCCCTGGCACGGGTAACGGCCAGATCGTGCTGAGCAGCCTGGCCTCGCTGCGCGGTCAACTGCAGCGGTCCAAGCAGATCCCGCTGTTCCAGGTGAAGGTCGATAGCGGGCGCCCGTTCTACGTCCGTCAGGAGGTCCTGGACCGGTTCTCCGACGACGGCTGGAAGCGCTGGGAAGGACCATCCAGGCTGAGTGGGCTGAGGGGCCCGTTCACCATCAGCCCCGACGATGACAGCAGCGACGACGACCTGTCGAGCCCGTTCGAGTTCGAGGCCACCTTCACGCTCCTGGCGCTCGGCGGCTCGACACTGCCGATCCTGTCGAACCCGCGGAGCCTGCGGACTCCTGGCGGCGGCTCCTGGAACGCGGCCACCGCCAGCGTGGTGAACGCCAAGCTGACCCGCGGCATGACCTACACCCAACGGGTCGCCCAGCCGAACCCGTCGACGGACGTCCTGAAAAAGGCGTCGGCGTGGACGCCTCCGGACGAGCCCACGCGCGCGCGGCTGCTCGACGTCCCGGAATTCCCCTCCTCGGTCAAAGCGCTCAGCGACCAGTTGACCGCCGGCAAGGACAGCCCCTATGAGAAGGCGAAGGCGATCTCGGAGTACTTCACCACCCCCGCGAACAACTTCGTCTACACCTTGAGCACCGGCGCCGATGACGGCCGCGACGCGCTGGTGTCCTTCCTGGCGAACAGGAAGGGCTTCTGCCAGCAGTACGCCGCCGCCGCCGCGGTGCTGATGCGCCAGGCCGGCTTGCCCAGTCGCGTCGTGATCGGCTACACCCATCGCGACCCGAACACCGACGGCGTCTTCACCGTCATGACCTCTGACGCGCACTCCTGGGTAGAGGTGTTCTTCCCGCAGGTCGGTTGGGTTCCGTTCGACCCCACCCCGCTGGTCGGCGCCGAAGCGAGCCGGGCGGTGGCGCTGCCGTGGGCGCCTCATCCCGAGGACGCCGCCGCCGAGGAGACCGCGGAGCCGACCGCGAGACGGACCCAGCTCTCCTCCAGCGCCCCGGCGGATGGGCAGGCGAGCCAGAACGCCGCGTCCGAGGACGGTTTCGGGCCTTCCAGCGCTGCGCTGGGGATCGCGCTGCTGGTGCTGCTGGTGCTGCTGGTGCTCGCCGCGGTGGTCTTCGGCCCGCAGTGGCTACGGCAACGGCAACGCCGGCGACGGCTGGAGCGCGCCCGGACGACCGGCAACCCCGAACCGCTCTGGTTGGAGCTGGCGGCGACGGCCACCGACCGGGACGCCTTGTGGCCCAGCACCGTCACCGTTGGCCAGGTCGCCGGCTGGTTGTCACGGCACGGCGTCGATGAGCGCGGCCGCGCCGCGGTCTCCGCGGTGGCCGACCGGGTCGAGCGTGACCGGTTCAGCGCGCAGCTGGTCGATGAGGTGCCCGCCGAGTCCATTGCCGCCCTTGACCAGGCGTTGACCCGATGGGCGCGACGGACCGACCGGCGGCTCAGCCTGATGCACCGGTGGATCCCCCGGTCGCTGATGGGCCAGCCACGCTGGCGGCGCTGA
- a CDS encoding DUF58 domain-containing protein — translation MATNRTRGGSSAAPPVIDTTTSIGTQRVALSSRGRTFITVGLISLATGMMLGVLDLQRLGVLLLVLPVPAWLAVRQARSGLRIGHAVTPARIVVGEQARVRLVLSNPHSFGTGPLRVTETVPGGRPLRFSVAGVRGRQRRTVAYPLPALRRGRYTVGPTTVMASDPFGLVTADTRSTDVGELIVRPATTPLARLSLPIAWRDGAATLSHSVGVGGSDDASVREYRHGDDLRKIHWRSTARSGAFMVRQEERPWHGESLVLLDHRAMAYPTSPAQPDSEALEWAVSAAASIGCHLAEQGRRVALVTGDGQVAHDTPSAILDLLAEVKPALRADLDPLAAALSGLGRDAAVFAVLAATPKSSIGGLLSRPQSPGSAVALLLRPWTWNGAANDQLAEAAWQSSADALRAAGWRVVPAEAGDDVGDLWPSLLSARVASLR, via the coding sequence GTGGCGACGAACCGAACCCGTGGTGGTTCCTCGGCGGCACCGCCGGTGATCGACACCACCACCTCGATCGGAACCCAGCGGGTGGCGCTGTCCAGCCGCGGCCGCACCTTCATCACGGTGGGGCTGATCTCGCTGGCGACCGGGATGATGCTCGGCGTGCTGGACCTGCAGCGCCTGGGCGTGCTGCTGCTGGTGCTGCCCGTGCCGGCCTGGCTCGCCGTCCGGCAAGCCCGCTCGGGCCTGCGAATCGGGCACGCCGTGACGCCGGCGCGGATCGTGGTCGGCGAGCAGGCGCGGGTCCGGCTGGTGCTCAGCAACCCGCACAGCTTCGGCACCGGGCCGCTGCGCGTCACCGAGACGGTGCCGGGCGGGCGTCCACTGCGATTCAGCGTGGCCGGAGTCCGCGGCCGACAGCGCCGCACGGTGGCTTACCCGTTGCCGGCGCTGCGTCGTGGCCGGTACACCGTCGGACCGACCACCGTGATGGCCAGCGATCCCTTCGGCCTGGTCACCGCCGACACCCGATCCACCGACGTCGGCGAGCTGATCGTGCGACCGGCGACCACCCCGCTGGCACGCCTGAGCCTGCCGATCGCCTGGCGAGACGGCGCGGCCACCCTCAGCCACTCGGTCGGCGTCGGAGGCTCGGATGACGCCTCGGTGCGCGAGTACCGCCACGGCGATGACCTGCGCAAGATCCACTGGCGCAGCACCGCCCGCTCGGGAGCGTTCATGGTCCGGCAGGAGGAACGGCCCTGGCACGGTGAGTCCCTGGTGCTGCTGGACCACCGGGCGATGGCCTACCCGACGTCACCGGCTCAGCCGGACTCCGAGGCGCTGGAATGGGCAGTCTCGGCAGCCGCCAGCATCGGCTGCCACCTGGCCGAGCAGGGCCGGCGGGTCGCGTTGGTGACCGGCGACGGGCAGGTCGCGCATGACACCCCCTCGGCGATCCTGGACCTGCTCGCCGAGGTGAAGCCCGCTCTGCGCGCCGACCTCGATCCGCTGGCGGCCGCGCTGAGCGGGTTGGGCCGTGACGCCGCGGTGTTCGCCGTGCTGGCGGCCACCCCCAAGAGCTCCATCGGCGGGCTGCTGAGCCGGCCCCAGTCCCCCGGTTCGGCGGTGGCGCTGCTGCTGCGGCCCTGGACCTGGAACGGCGCTGCCAATGACCAGCTCGCCGAGGCAGCCTGGCAGTCCAGCGCAGACGCCCTGCGCGCCGCCGGGTGGCGGGTGGTGCCGGCCGAGGCCGGCGACGACGTCGGCGACCTCTGGCCCAGCCTGCTCTCGGCACGCGTTGCGAGCCTCCGATGA
- a CDS encoding MoxR family ATPase, whose protein sequence is MTHAAAQAAQPAAGPARQNGHGSPSGANGAVDPSASAPAPSIADVGPAAQRIIANIEKVIAGKYEVIRLGVTVLLAEGHLLIEDVPGVGKTTFAKALARSIDCSVRRIQFTPDLLPSDVTGVSIFNAETSDFEFKPGPVFANILLGDEINRASPKTQAALLECMAERQVTVDGMRYELQAPFLVLATQNPVEMEGTYALPEAQRDRFTAKISLGYPDRTAEIAMLSDQTTVDPLSTLRSVSDAAHIRGLIETVRTVHVVESVKDYVVTLAETTRNHPEIRLGASPRASLHLLRTAKAAAALAGRDYVLPDDVQRLAVPVLAHRLIPAATATVAGRSPEDLLAEIVAKVPIPVASPRG, encoded by the coding sequence GTGACACATGCAGCAGCTCAGGCCGCTCAGCCGGCGGCCGGTCCCGCGCGGCAGAACGGTCACGGCTCGCCCTCGGGCGCCAACGGCGCGGTGGACCCCTCGGCCTCCGCGCCCGCGCCCTCGATCGCCGACGTGGGCCCGGCAGCCCAGCGCATCATCGCCAACATCGAGAAGGTCATCGCCGGCAAGTACGAGGTGATCCGGCTCGGCGTCACAGTCTTGCTGGCCGAAGGCCACCTGTTGATCGAGGACGTGCCCGGCGTGGGCAAGACCACCTTCGCCAAGGCGCTGGCCCGCTCCATCGACTGCTCGGTGCGGCGGATCCAGTTCACCCCCGACCTGCTGCCCAGCGACGTCACGGGTGTTTCCATCTTCAACGCCGAGACCAGCGACTTCGAGTTCAAGCCCGGCCCGGTCTTCGCCAACATCCTGCTGGGCGACGAGATCAACCGCGCCTCTCCCAAGACCCAGGCGGCGCTGCTGGAGTGCATGGCCGAGCGGCAGGTGACCGTCGACGGCATGCGCTACGAGCTGCAGGCGCCGTTCCTGGTGCTGGCCACCCAGAACCCGGTGGAGATGGAGGGCACCTACGCCCTGCCCGAAGCCCAGCGTGACCGGTTCACCGCCAAGATCTCACTGGGCTACCCCGACCGCACCGCCGAGATCGCCATGCTCAGCGACCAGACCACCGTCGACCCGCTGTCCACGCTGCGGTCGGTCTCTGACGCCGCCCACATCCGCGGCCTGATCGAGACCGTCCGGACCGTGCACGTCGTGGAGTCGGTGAAGGACTACGTCGTCACGCTGGCCGAGACCACCCGCAACCATCCCGAGATCCGGCTCGGCGCCTCGCCGCGCGCCTCGCTGCACCTGCTGCGCACCGCCAAGGCCGCGGCCGCGCTGGCCGGCCGGGACTACGTGCTGCCCGACGACGTGCAGAGACTGGCCGTGCCGGTGCTGGCCCACCGGTTGATTCCGGCGGCCACCGCCACTGTGGCCGGCCGCTCACCTGAAGATCTGCTGGCAGAGATCGTGGCCAAGGTCCCGATTCCGGTAGCCAGCCCTCGCGGATAG